A genomic window from Tolypothrix sp. NIES-4075 includes:
- a CDS encoding DUF4102 domain-containing protein has protein sequence MHQPSEQLTLFTFEATRNDSLTIPRPWSKTYRSWRGEFEVIRDRTFGKSKTRHFDFSIEIYDPDGNCETVVEITAPLTSNAEAEFRDTVDKLEDSILSIQYSLVSESSLSTDSLTFTEVSNNTNDSLTFEDSPVSESLVSDTTSKSDSLTLNHFSVSESLVLDVTANENELDPLPKNDSLTGVNVYKAKGTARGDRKYFRYSYKEGGKTKHLHIGGGNINCAVAQSRAQQVRDAIASGYHLSEIKHLIKTLRN, from the coding sequence ATGCATCAACCATCAGAACAATTAACCCTGTTCACTTTTGAAGCTACCCGAAATGATTCGCTAACCATTCCTAGACCCTGGAGTAAAACATATCGCTCGTGGCGTGGGGAATTTGAAGTTATTCGCGATCGCACATTTGGAAAATCAAAAACTAGACACTTTGATTTTTCAATTGAGATTTACGATCCAGACGGCAACTGTGAAACAGTAGTAGAAATTACAGCACCTTTAACTTCAAATGCTGAAGCTGAATTTCGGGATACCGTTGATAAATTAGAAGACAGCATTTTAAGCATTCAATACTCACTGGTTAGCGAATCAAGTTTATCTACTGATTCGCTAACTTTTACTGAAGTCTCAAACAATACTAATGATTCGCTAACTTTTGAAGATAGTCCGGTTAGCGAATCATTAGTATCAGATACAACCAGTAAAAGTGATTCGCTAACCCTTAACCATTTCTCGGTTAGCGAATCATTAGTATTGGATGTAACAGCAAATGAAAATGAACTTGACCCACTTCCTAAAAATGATTCGCTAACCGGGGTCAATGTTTACAAAGCCAAGGGTACAGCTCGTGGTGACAGAAAATATTTTCGCTACAGTTACAAGGAAGGTGGAAAAACCAAGCATCTGCACATTGGCGGCGGTAACATCAATTGTGCTGTTGCCCAATCAAGAGCGCAGCAGGTACGTGATGCGATCGCGTCTGGCTATCACCTGAGTGAAATTAAACACTTGATCAAGACGTTGAGGAATTAA